A single window of Brevinematales bacterium DNA harbors:
- a CDS encoding polyphenol oxidase family protein, whose translation MMLIYYEFDDFGLGMCVPKLNDEKVVDEFNLVNFEMSNVISAKALDDGNENLFLLKQVHGSDILVIQNGKIEYKGSFYNFDYSLSKYFEADSAITVDMGIRITIRSADCAPLMFYGDGLCGGIHCGWRGLKDKIISKTISIAKDKFNFDVTKSIFFILPCIHSCCYEVGKEFLEWAERFCLVKNDKVYFDIPRFILSELLDLGALEKNIYYSPLCTSCYSNILPSYRATRTEDRIESFIYLSR comes from the coding sequence ATGATGTTGATATACTACGAATTTGATGATTTTGGATTGGGGATGTGTGTCCCCAAATTGAATGATGAAAAAGTAGTTGATGAATTTAACCTTGTAAATTTTGAAATGTCTAATGTTATTTCTGCTAAGGCCTTGGATGATGGTAACGAAAATTTGTTTTTACTCAAACAGGTTCATGGTAGTGATATTTTGGTAATTCAAAATGGTAAGATAGAATACAAAGGTAGTTTTTACAATTTTGACTATAGTTTGTCAAAGTATTTTGAAGCAGATTCTGCCATCACAGTGGATATGGGTATAAGAATAACGATAAGAAGTGCAGATTGTGCTCCTTTGATGTTTTATGGTGATGGTTTATGTGGTGGAATACACTGTGGTTGGCGGGGACTTAAAGATAAAATAATATCAAAAACTATTTCGATTGCGAAAGATAAGTTTAATTTTGATGTTACTAAGTCTATATTTTTTATTTTGCCTTGTATACATTCTTGTTGTTACGAGGTTGGAAAAGAATTTCTCGAATGGGCTGAGCGTTTTTGTCTTGTTAAGAATGATAAAGTGTATTTTGATATACCAAGGTTTATATTGAGTGAGCTTTTGGATCTTGGTGCTTTAGAAAAAAATATATATTATTCACCTCTGTGTACAAGCTGTTACTCGAATATCTTACCTTCTTATAGAGCTACCAGGACTGAAGATAGAATTGAGTCGTTTATATATTTATCTCGGTAA
- a CDS encoding NUDIX hydrolase, with amino-acid sequence MIRIRVQGLIFNQKWELLLVKHSKNGKEYYVLPGGGVEYREELEKALTRELKEELNIQDVFSLKFIDIREFIDPDSNRHILDLYYYVNAKLDDIKVMENDQIITGFGFFPIRELDKIQVYPSADYIKNLVEKSLGKLLA; translated from the coding sequence ATGATAAGGATAAGAGTTCAAGGGCTAATCTTTAATCAAAAATGGGAATTATTACTAGTAAAACATTCAAAAAATGGAAAAGAATACTATGTCTTACCTGGAGGCGGCGTTGAGTATAGAGAAGAATTAGAAAAAGCACTTACCAGAGAGCTAAAAGAAGAACTAAACATCCAAGATGTATTTTCATTAAAATTTATTGACATAAGAGAGTTTATAGATCCAGACAGTAATAGACACATACTAGACTTATATTACTATGTTAACGCAAAACTAGATGATATCAAAGTTATGGAAAACGACCAAATAATAACCGGTTTTGGGTTTTTCCCTATCAGAGAATTAGACAAAATACAAGTATATCCATCAGCAGATTATATAAAAAACTTAGTTGAAAAATCTTTAGGGAAGCTATTAGCTTAG
- the rpsB gene encoding 30S ribosomal protein S2, translated as MSEIIQESQIEIQPFSSEKVNINVLLEAGAHFGHQTSKWNPKMKDYIFATKGNVHIINLQKTLEKLREAYNFAKEAAQKGARFLFIGTRKQAQDVIKQEALACGQFYVNKKWIPGTLTNFQSIRKAVQNLMRIEKMEVDGSINQLPKSEISKLMKLKKKLLDRLEGIRDMKSLPDVVYIVDVPKEEIAVNEARKLGIPIIAIVDTNADPTLVDYPIPANDDAVRSIQVITEVIKSAILEGENYAMKREVEEKEEVEEKESLYVSEEITEEVESLEDRES; from the coding sequence ATGTCTGAAATAATTCAGGAGAGTCAGATAGAGATACAGCCGTTTTCTTCAGAAAAGGTTAATATAAATGTTCTTCTTGAGGCTGGAGCACATTTTGGTCATCAAACAAGCAAATGGAATCCTAAGATGAAAGATTACATTTTTGCTACTAAAGGTAATGTCCATATAATAAACCTACAGAAAACACTTGAAAAACTTAGAGAAGCATACAATTTTGCAAAAGAAGCTGCTCAAAAAGGGGCAAGGTTTTTGTTCATAGGTACAAGAAAACAAGCACAGGATGTGATAAAACAAGAAGCACTTGCTTGTGGACAGTTTTATGTTAACAAAAAATGGATACCTGGAACACTTACAAATTTCCAATCTATTAGGAAAGCCGTTCAGAATCTTATGAGAATAGAAAAAATGGAAGTTGATGGGAGTATAAACCAGCTTCCAAAGAGTGAGATAAGCAAGTTGATGAAGTTGAAGAAAAAACTTTTGGATAGATTGGAAGGTATAAGAGATATGAAATCTTTACCTGATGTTGTTTACATAGTTGATGTCCCTAAAGAAGAAATAGCAGTTAATGAAGCTAGAAAATTAGGTATTCCAATAATAGCAATAGTTGATACTAATGCCGATCCAACACTTGTTGATTATCCTATACCGGCAAATGATGATGCTGTTAGATCTATACAAGTTATAACAGAGGTTATAAAAAGTGCTATACTAGAAGGTGAAAATTATGCTATGAAACGAGAAGTTGAAGAAAAGGAAGAAGTTGAGGAAAAAGAATCTTTGTATGTTTCTGAGGAGATAACAGAGGAAGTTGAAAGCCTAGAAGATAGAGAATCCTAA